A DNA window from Halorubrum sp. DM2 contains the following coding sequences:
- a CDS encoding ATPase domain-containing protein encodes MTAERVSTGISGLDEILDGGLIQGRNVLMRGSPGAGKTILGLHFLSAGIDAGESALYVNMGEPQAYVEEAADAFGLNTDQIQFHNLSPTQEQFSKRNSYSVFESAEVEQPGFIAALREQIDKIEPDRVLLDPITEFRYLAGDKRQFRSGILGLLDYLKEMDATVMLTSQAGGTVTDDDLQFLVDAVVSLDVTPESRVVHVSKFRGSSFRRGNHFYDITDEGLTVWPTLVPGEQQREVEPGTLSSGVAGLDELLHGGLDQGTVTIFSGPTGVGKTTTGLQFLSQAALEGKQSVLFQFEEAERTMRKRADAISLPLQAALDSGNMSIVEIAPEEYTVGQFEHLVREAVEDGTEVMMIDGSQGFQENLRGLDNTTGALLRIGRFLRAAGVSTILINEVHNITGNFHATEERTSNLADNIVFLRHVEYRGEMRKVIGTLKMRTSDFERGLRELEITADGIRVGEPLPQLRGILTGTPEWDDNDGGEETGSSEGK; translated from the coding sequence ATGACAGCCGAACGAGTATCCACTGGCATCAGCGGTCTGGATGAGATTCTCGACGGGGGACTTATTCAGGGTCGAAACGTTCTGATGCGTGGGTCGCCGGGAGCAGGGAAGACAATTCTTGGATTACACTTCCTCTCGGCGGGGATCGATGCCGGAGAGTCGGCGCTGTACGTCAATATGGGTGAGCCGCAGGCGTACGTGGAAGAAGCAGCCGATGCGTTCGGCTTGAACACCGATCAGATACAGTTCCATAACCTCTCGCCGACTCAAGAGCAGTTCTCAAAGCGCAACTCCTACAGCGTCTTCGAGTCAGCAGAGGTCGAACAGCCGGGATTCATCGCGGCGCTACGCGAACAGATCGACAAAATCGAACCAGACCGTGTCTTGCTCGATCCGATCACGGAATTTCGGTACCTCGCCGGCGATAAACGGCAGTTCCGCTCGGGTATTCTCGGCCTCCTCGACTATCTCAAAGAGATGGACGCAACGGTGATGCTCACCTCACAGGCCGGGGGGACGGTCACCGATGACGATCTGCAGTTCCTCGTCGACGCCGTCGTCTCACTCGACGTAACCCCCGAGAGCAGAGTCGTCCACGTCTCCAAGTTCCGGGGGTCGTCGTTCCGGCGAGGGAACCACTTCTACGACATCACCGACGAGGGGTTGACCGTTTGGCCGACGCTCGTTCCCGGCGAACAACAGCGGGAGGTCGAACCGGGGACGCTCTCTTCGGGCGTGGCAGGACTCGACGAGTTACTTCACGGTGGCTTAGACCAGGGAACAGTCACGATATTCAGTGGTCCGACGGGCGTCGGCAAGACGACGACCGGGCTCCAGTTTCTCTCACAGGCGGCTCTCGAGGGTAAACAAAGCGTCCTGTTCCAGTTCGAGGAGGCGGAGCGAACCATGCGGAAGCGGGCCGATGCGATCAGCCTCCCGCTACAGGCTGCGCTGGACAGCGGAAATATGTCGATCGTCGAGATCGCTCCGGAGGAGTACACCGTCGGACAGTTCGAGCACCTCGTCCGCGAGGCGGTCGAGGACGGTACCGAAGTGATGATGATCGACGGGTCGCAGGGGTTCCAAGAGAACCTCCGAGGACTCGACAACACGACGGGTGCCCTGTTGCGGATCGGTCGGTTTCTGCGGGCCGCTGGCGTCTCCACGATCCTGATCAACGAGGTCCACAACATCACCGGGAACTTCCATGCGACCGAAGAACGGACGAGTAATCTCGCGGACAACATCGTCTTTCTGCGCCACGTCGAGTATCGCGGAGAGATGCGGAAGGTCATCGGGACGCTCAAAATGCGGACGAGCGATTTCGAACGCGGCCTCCGAGAACTCGAGATCACGGCGGACGGGATCCGCGTCGGCGAACCGCTCCCACAACTCCGAGGCATTCTCACCGGAACTCCGGAGTGGGACGATAACGACGGCGGAGAAGAGACCGGTAGCAGCGAAGGTAAGTAG
- a CDS encoding HAMP domain-containing sensor histidine kinase codes for MTDQASDRRTTDETRRVLILVADEGNRRVLESWVNGHNRYTLAEATDIAEAAFDCCLFDTRQLGEKRSELLKRKESEEIILPYLLLVPEPRHREIHDRLRDEHPELWDAIDGVIDMPLTEHRLGEQLETFFRLRNQSRSAYTQREELRRVRDQLDVLNRVLRHDIRNDMNVVVAWGEMLEDEVTPAGREKLDRILRAGRHVVELTNVARDLSALTHGDETPDRKPVSLRQILTAELEKRRATFSDAEITMPEPPDPGTHVLANELLSSVFRNLVNNAVQHNRTAHPKVMITVEDDAESVRVSVADNGPGIPDDVKADLFGAGEKGLESGGTGMGLFLVDSLVEGYGGDVWIEDRAESESFGGLDEADQTGAVFVVELPTTQRSDNREESSK; via the coding sequence ATGACTGATCAGGCCTCAGATCGGAGGACGACAGACGAGACCCGACGCGTTCTGATCTTGGTCGCCGACGAGGGAAATCGGCGCGTACTTGAATCGTGGGTGAACGGACATAATCGATACACGCTCGCTGAAGCCACGGATATCGCCGAGGCCGCGTTCGACTGCTGTCTGTTCGACACGCGACAATTGGGCGAAAAGCGGTCCGAACTCCTGAAGCGGAAGGAAAGCGAGGAGATCATTCTCCCGTATCTCCTGTTGGTCCCGGAACCGAGACACCGGGAGATCCACGACCGGCTCCGAGACGAACACCCGGAACTGTGGGACGCGATCGACGGGGTGATCGATATGCCGCTCACGGAGCATCGACTCGGCGAGCAGTTGGAGACGTTCTTTCGCCTCCGCAATCAGTCGCGTTCAGCGTACACGCAGCGCGAGGAGCTTCGCCGGGTCCGAGACCAGCTCGACGTGCTCAATCGGGTCCTCCGGCACGACATCCGGAACGATATGAACGTCGTCGTCGCGTGGGGTGAAATGCTCGAAGACGAAGTGACGCCTGCGGGACGAGAGAAGCTCGACAGGATCCTTCGGGCGGGGCGACACGTCGTCGAACTCACGAACGTCGCCCGGGATCTCTCGGCACTCACTCACGGCGACGAGACGCCGGACCGCAAGCCGGTCTCTCTTCGACAGATCCTCACTGCGGAACTCGAAAAGCGCCGAGCGACGTTCTCCGACGCCGAGATTACGATGCCGGAGCCACCCGATCCGGGAACGCACGTGCTGGCGAACGAGCTGCTCTCGTCGGTGTTTCGGAACCTCGTCAATAACGCCGTCCAGCACAACCGTACCGCTCACCCGAAGGTGATGATCACCGTCGAGGACGACGCCGAGTCGGTCCGAGTCAGCGTGGCCGACAACGGGCCGGGCATTCCGGATGACGTAAAAGCGGATCTGTTCGGAGCGGGTGAGAAAGGGCTGGAAAGCGGCGGGACCGGGATGGGCCTGTTTCTCGTCGACAGTCTCGTCGAGGGTTACGGCGGGGACGTCTGGATCGAGGACAGAGCGGAGAGCGAATCGTTTGGTGGGCTCGACGAGGCGGATCAGACCGGCGCGGTCTTCGTAGTCGAGCTACCGACGACACAGCGATCAGACAACCGCGAGGAGAGTTCAAAATGA
- a CDS encoding PAS domain S-box protein, protein MNGPYPTDGSAGNDGEAAALLPLLSEEGDQRLVAEWIEAHDRYTLVDPDQPVETATFDCCILDGEMLRAHAETLRARKRTAEPVLLPCLLLVPEADLSVIETDRGEIADGVVFETADEVVSMPIKKAELEWRIQVLIRLRTQSQRLEERTETLELFKQAVEASGNAIWISDTDGTIQYVNREFESVTGYDRAEAIGQSPDILRSGAMGDEYYSDLWETITAGDTWREEIVDQRSDGSQYVADQTIAPIVEDGEVKAFVAVQTDVTERKELEGRLSLYRDIIERIDDPIMIQNRDGGFRLVNDALCSFAGLSKEELLNDEEYAFMDSETATTIARQKRRVIESEEPVEYSVEPTFEYSDREAIFYTTRYPYYEDGELAGTLAICRNVTDLEERTRQLHVLDNVLRHNIRNDLNVIQGRGEQLKAELEGELAAAADSIVARASALLRTSEKSREITAVLSEPREPTPIDLGQMVRDVADEAADDWPDADIDVTGPTQLLVSATGSIETALEELFTNAVIHNDREEPRVRVELAVNESWGTLSVRDDGPGIPEFDRDVLESGEAIETLSHGSGLGLWVVYWTINHSEGDIRVEDREPRGTEISIRLPLATDR, encoded by the coding sequence ATGAACGGACCGTACCCCACGGACGGATCGGCCGGTAATGACGGTGAAGCGGCGGCACTGCTCCCACTGCTCTCCGAGGAGGGGGATCAACGGCTAGTAGCCGAGTGGATCGAAGCCCACGACCGCTATACGCTGGTCGATCCGGACCAGCCGGTCGAGACGGCGACGTTCGACTGCTGTATCCTCGACGGAGAGATGCTACGGGCCCACGCCGAAACGCTCAGAGCTCGGAAGCGCACCGCGGAGCCGGTGTTGTTGCCGTGTCTCCTGCTCGTGCCGGAGGCGGACCTTTCTGTCATCGAAACCGACCGCGGGGAGATCGCGGATGGCGTCGTGTTCGAGACCGCGGACGAGGTGGTTTCGATGCCGATCAAAAAGGCCGAACTGGAGTGGCGGATACAGGTGCTCATCAGATTGCGAACCCAGTCGCAGCGACTCGAAGAACGGACGGAGACGCTGGAGCTGTTCAAACAGGCCGTCGAGGCCTCTGGAAACGCGATCTGGATAAGCGACACCGATGGGACGATACAGTATGTCAACCGGGAGTTCGAGTCGGTTACCGGCTATGACCGAGCGGAGGCCATCGGCCAGTCGCCGGACATCCTCCGATCCGGCGCGATGGGCGATGAGTATTACAGCGACCTCTGGGAGACGATTACCGCGGGTGATACGTGGCGCGAGGAGATAGTTGACCAGCGCAGCGACGGCTCGCAGTACGTCGCCGATCAGACGATCGCACCGATCGTCGAGGACGGCGAGGTGAAGGCGTTCGTCGCCGTCCAGACCGACGTTACCGAACGCAAAGAGCTCGAAGGTCGGCTCTCGTTGTACCGCGATATCATCGAGCGGATCGACGATCCGATCATGATCCAGAATCGCGACGGGGGATTTCGGCTGGTCAACGACGCGCTGTGTTCGTTCGCCGGGCTTTCGAAGGAGGAACTACTCAACGATGAAGAGTACGCGTTTATGGATTCGGAAACTGCCACGACGATCGCCCGGCAGAAACGGCGCGTCATCGAGAGCGAAGAGCCGGTCGAATACAGCGTGGAGCCAACCTTTGAATACAGCGACCGGGAGGCGATCTTCTATACGACACGATACCCGTACTACGAGGACGGCGAGCTTGCGGGCACGCTAGCGATCTGCCGGAACGTGACCGATCTCGAAGAACGGACCCGCCAGCTCCACGTGCTCGACAACGTTCTCCGACACAATATCCGAAATGATCTGAACGTGATCCAAGGGCGGGGCGAACAGCTCAAAGCCGAACTCGAGGGCGAACTTGCGGCCGCTGCTGATTCCATCGTAGCTCGGGCCAGCGCCTTGTTGAGGACGAGTGAGAAATCGCGGGAGATTACTGCCGTTCTCAGTGAGCCACGCGAGCCGACCCCGATAGATCTCGGACAGATGGTCCGGGACGTTGCCGACGAGGCGGCCGACGACTGGCCCGACGCGGATATCGACGTTACGGGTCCAACCCAGCTTCTCGTCTCTGCGACCGGATCGATCGAGACCGCACTCGAAGAGCTATTCACAAACGCGGTGATCCACAATGACCGAGAAGAACCCCGCGTGCGCGTCGAACTCGCCGTCAATGAATCGTGGGGCACCCTCAGCGTGCGGGACGACGGACCGGGCATTCCGGAGTTCGATAGAGACGTTCTCGAGTCGGGCGAGGCTATCGAGACGCTCTCACACGGCAGCGGACTGGGGCTGTGGGTGGTGTACTGGACGATCAACCACTCCGAAGGTGATATTCGCGTCGAAGACCGCGAGCCACGTGGCACCGAGATCTCCATTCGGCTTCCGCTGGCAACCGACAGGTAG
- a CDS encoding DUF5781 family protein produces the protein MDLRVQGDVPPDPFLGAADLFETERSVEAPVRVVVRDDPDERTWAGHYDDHHVLNVSRRAATSAMARELAIHELAHMARYEEGHPSHLQSTEEALYLGLSGEKVERRKLAHCYQIANHMKDIYADDITLSVAPADKLLGFLESTLAAAVADRPDMSRTGSPPVTAGADPEITAVNAAFALALIERHDIAGPDHRIYDLARAAGSDTDAVDVAAFKERFLDLAHDPSESDYRKALVAAARAYAV, from the coding sequence ATGGATCTTCGCGTACAGGGGGACGTTCCCCCCGATCCGTTTCTCGGTGCCGCAGATCTGTTCGAGACCGAGCGGTCCGTCGAAGCGCCGGTCCGCGTCGTGGTCCGCGACGACCCCGACGAGCGGACCTGGGCCGGTCACTACGACGACCACCACGTCCTGAACGTCTCGCGGCGAGCCGCCACGAGCGCGATGGCGCGCGAACTGGCGATCCACGAGCTGGCGCACATGGCCCGCTACGAGGAGGGACACCCCTCGCACCTCCAGTCGACCGAGGAGGCGCTGTACCTCGGGCTCTCCGGCGAGAAGGTCGAGCGCCGCAAGCTCGCGCACTGTTACCAGATCGCGAACCACATGAAAGACATCTACGCGGACGACATCACGCTCTCCGTCGCTCCCGCGGACAAGCTCCTCGGGTTCCTCGAATCGACGCTGGCGGCCGCCGTCGCGGACCGGCCCGACATGTCGCGCACCGGCTCGCCGCCGGTGACGGCCGGGGCCGACCCGGAGATCACGGCCGTCAACGCCGCGTTCGCGCTGGCGCTGATCGAGCGTCACGACATCGCCGGCCCCGATCACCGGATCTACGACCTCGCGCGGGCGGCCGGCAGCGACACCGACGCCGTCGACGTGGCGGCGTTCAAAGAGCGGTTCCTCGATCTGGCCCACGACCCCTCGGAGAGCGACTACCGGAAGGCGCTCGTCGCGGCCGCTCGCGCCTACGCGGTTTGA
- a CDS encoding queuosine precursor transporter yields the protein MSSRTAGGEGGPFRTDPFDRSAVAAVGLITLFTVALATSQLTAAKVLALPLPVALPVVGPEITLPGAALAYALTFLASDCYAELYGRRATQVVVNVAFLANFLVLALVWSTLAAPGVDPEVSAAFQTALGPAANVVVGSLLAYVVSQNWDVFVFHAIRDRTGEGMLWLRNLASTATSQAIDTVIFVGVAFYAAPILLGVGSPLPGSVLLALGIGQYLLKLGIAVLDTPVVYLVVGAVRNRTP from the coding sequence ATGAGTAGCCGAACCGCGGGCGGCGAGGGCGGTCCCTTCCGAACCGACCCGTTCGACCGGTCGGCGGTCGCGGCGGTCGGGCTGATCACGCTGTTCACGGTGGCGCTCGCGACCTCGCAGCTCACCGCGGCGAAGGTACTCGCCTTACCGCTCCCGGTCGCGCTGCCGGTCGTCGGCCCGGAGATCACCCTGCCGGGAGCCGCGCTCGCGTACGCGCTGACGTTCCTCGCGTCGGACTGCTACGCGGAGCTGTACGGCCGGCGGGCCACGCAGGTCGTCGTGAACGTGGCGTTCCTCGCGAACTTCCTCGTGCTCGCGTTAGTGTGGTCGACGCTCGCAGCGCCCGGGGTCGACCCCGAGGTGTCGGCCGCCTTCCAGACCGCGCTCGGACCGGCGGCGAACGTCGTCGTCGGCAGCCTGCTGGCGTACGTCGTCAGCCAGAACTGGGACGTGTTCGTCTTCCACGCGATCCGCGACCGCACCGGCGAGGGGATGCTGTGGCTCCGTAACCTCGCCTCGACGGCGACGAGTCAGGCGATCGACACGGTCATCTTCGTCGGCGTCGCCTTCTACGCCGCCCCGATCCTGCTCGGCGTCGGCTCCCCGCTCCCCGGGAGCGTCCTCCTCGCGCTCGGGATCGGACAGTACCTCCTCAAGCTCGGGATCGCCGTCCTCGACACGCCGGTCGTCTACCTCGTCGTCGGCGCGGTTCGGAACCGAACGCCGTAG
- a CDS encoding type II toxin-antitoxin system ParD family antitoxin, with product MPKISVEIPAELLADLDEHVGDDGKFVNRSDAVRASIRKNLDLLDEIDARHDRLGDGDDGATRGSDEGTEGGRTAEDADE from the coding sequence ATGCCGAAGATAAGCGTCGAGATCCCGGCGGAGCTGCTCGCCGACCTCGACGAGCACGTCGGTGACGACGGGAAGTTCGTGAACCGAAGCGACGCGGTGCGCGCGTCGATCCGCAAGAACCTCGACCTGCTCGACGAGATCGACGCCCGCCACGACCGGTTGGGAGACGGCGACGACGGGGCGACGAGGGGGAGCGACGAGGGGACGGAGGGCGGACGGACCGCGGAGGACGCCGATGAGTAG
- a CDS encoding biotin transporter BioY: MATNTESVDLVGDEAATNLARAALFAALVGAFAYVSFPFPLSPAPVTLQVLGVFLAGIFLGPLWGGLALVLYLLAGALGAPVFAGGSAGFAALVGDSAGYLWSYPIAAALVGGIVHRGIALRDLNAVRLPTLVGATVVGTLVIYALGVVGLVLSLDLALGEAVIQGAVVFLPAEAAKIAAAVGIVRSDAITAA; this comes from the coding sequence ATGGCAACGAACACGGAGTCCGTCGACCTCGTCGGCGACGAGGCGGCGACGAACCTCGCGCGCGCCGCGTTGTTCGCGGCGCTCGTGGGCGCGTTCGCGTACGTATCGTTCCCGTTCCCGCTGTCGCCCGCTCCGGTGACGCTACAGGTGCTCGGCGTCTTCCTCGCCGGGATCTTCCTCGGTCCCCTGTGGGGCGGCCTCGCGCTCGTCTTATACCTCCTCGCGGGCGCGCTCGGCGCGCCGGTGTTCGCCGGCGGCTCCGCCGGGTTCGCGGCGCTCGTCGGAGACAGCGCGGGCTACCTCTGGTCGTACCCGATCGCGGCCGCGCTCGTCGGCGGGATCGTCCACCGCGGAATCGCGCTCCGCGACCTCAACGCCGTCCGGCTCCCGACGCTCGTCGGCGCGACGGTCGTCGGCACGCTCGTCATCTACGCGCTCGGCGTCGTCGGGCTGGTCCTCTCGCTCGACCTCGCGCTCGGCGAGGCGGTCATTCAGGGCGCGGTGGTGTTCCTGCCGGCGGAAGCCGCGAAGATCGCCGCGGCGGTCGGGATCGTCCGGTCCGACGCGATCACCGCGGCCTGA
- a CDS encoding ABC transporter ATP-binding protein codes for MIDVAGVTVRYGGAGRGDGADEGDGADEGVVAVDDVSLSIPDGEFAVIAGANGSGKTTLVRTFNGLVDPDEGAVAVDGTPVADDPLAARTAVGMVFQDPRDQLVAATVGGDVAFGPENLGLSHEAIDRRVDAALDAVNMAGREDDRIESLSGGERERVAVAGALAMEPDHLVLDEPFTGLDDPARRSVLNRIRELHAAGVGVVVVTHDLRDVFALADRVVGLADGRIAVDAPPERAVDDLPGLDVRVPAAFEEGDDPRSTGTDPSPTRTGPP; via the coding sequence GTGATCGACGTCGCCGGCGTCACCGTTCGATACGGCGGAGCGGGCCGGGGCGACGGAGCCGACGAGGGCGACGGAGCCGACGAGGGCGTCGTCGCCGTCGACGACGTCTCGCTGTCGATCCCGGACGGCGAGTTCGCCGTGATCGCGGGGGCGAACGGCTCCGGAAAGACGACGCTCGTCCGCACGTTCAATGGGCTTGTCGACCCCGACGAGGGCGCGGTTGCGGTCGACGGCACGCCCGTCGCGGACGATCCCCTCGCAGCCCGGACCGCCGTCGGGATGGTGTTTCAGGACCCCCGCGACCAGCTGGTGGCCGCCACCGTCGGCGGCGATGTCGCGTTCGGCCCGGAGAACCTCGGCCTGTCGCACGAGGCAATCGACCGCCGCGTCGACGCCGCGCTCGACGCCGTGAACATGGCGGGCCGCGAGGACGACCGGATCGAGTCGCTGTCTGGAGGCGAGCGCGAGCGCGTCGCCGTCGCGGGCGCGCTTGCGATGGAGCCGGACCACCTCGTCCTCGACGAGCCGTTCACCGGGCTCGACGACCCGGCCCGGCGGTCCGTCCTGAATCGAATCCGGGAACTCCACGCCGCCGGGGTCGGCGTGGTCGTCGTCACACACGACTTGCGCGACGTGTTCGCGCTCGCGGACCGCGTCGTCGGCCTCGCGGACGGGCGGATCGCCGTCGATGCGCCTCCTGAACGCGCGGTCGACGACCTCCCCGGACTCGACGTCCGGGTCCCGGCCGCCTTCGAAGAAGGAGACGACCCGCGATCGACGGGAACGGACCCGTCGCCGACGAGGACGGGCCCGCCGTGA
- a CDS encoding energy-coupling factor transporter transmembrane protein EcfT produces MTLSYVPDDAFAHRLDPRSKLLVQVAFAVVAYAYTTPRGLAVLTVVAAGCLALAAGGARDLWTYRFALPFLLVAPVVAGATLGDPWFDVDDAAATGLASYRVLLILVVAAAYVRSTPVRESRAAVQRTIPGKPGQFLGVGVALVFRFLPLLKRDLLSAREAMRARAGGERPVHERMRIVAVAGINRAFGRADRLGTALVARCFAWNPTLPRLAFRRVDAPALALAAALFAAAVLRVA; encoded by the coding sequence GTGACCCTCTCGTACGTCCCCGACGACGCGTTCGCGCACCGGCTCGACCCTCGGTCGAAGCTCCTCGTTCAGGTCGCCTTCGCGGTCGTCGCGTACGCGTACACGACGCCCCGGGGGCTCGCCGTTCTCACGGTTGTCGCGGCCGGCTGCCTCGCGCTTGCCGCCGGCGGGGCGCGAGATCTGTGGACGTATCGCTTCGCGCTCCCGTTCCTGCTCGTCGCGCCCGTCGTCGCGGGCGCGACCCTCGGCGACCCGTGGTTCGACGTCGACGACGCGGCCGCGACCGGGCTGGCGAGCTACCGCGTGCTGCTGATACTCGTCGTCGCGGCCGCGTACGTGCGGTCGACGCCCGTCCGGGAGTCGCGCGCGGCGGTCCAGCGGACGATACCGGGCAAACCCGGGCAGTTCCTCGGCGTCGGGGTCGCCCTCGTGTTCCGGTTTCTCCCCCTGCTGAAACGGGACCTGCTGTCCGCGCGCGAGGCGATGCGGGCCCGCGCCGGCGGGGAGCGACCGGTCCACGAGCGGATGCGGATCGTCGCGGTCGCGGGAATAAATCGGGCGTTCGGACGCGCCGACCGCCTCGGAACGGCACTCGTCGCCCGGTGTTTCGCGTGGAACCCGACGCTCCCGCGGCTGGCGTTCCGCCGCGTCGACGCCCCGGCGCTGGCGCTCGCGGCCGCCCTGTTCGCGGCCGCGGTCCTGCGGGTCGCGTGA
- a CDS encoding (Fe-S)-binding protein yields MIPLQAATRETFWTIGPVGKAAFYWLAAVAVLVFLYGVYARFAAYARGAADPRDRLSNLPGRVVAATKTVLSNENQFDGDLYAGVMHTFVLWGFLVLLVATTILGIDIDLYRPLTGESFWVGDFYLAYQFAVDAFGLLFVVGVGMAGYRRYRNREGRLWGKHTSLEDDAFLWTLFLLGVGGFLVEGVSMVGQPQRATETVSFVGMALATGLEVAGLTAAGAEAAYGVIWWSHSLLAFAFVAWIPYAKPFHMISSFANVVARDEKAGARLPNVPADLDHTNAESLSDFTWKELLDGDACTKCGRCTDACPADTVGRNLDPRNVILDLKAYRESVSDDPVAGSGDRMTTDGGVAGSAAVNDGGAVPIVADEGGVIASESMESCMSCMACMDACPVDIEHLTPFTKMNRQLVDEGAVDSNLQDVFQDVMQKGNSFGESQSTRGDWADDLDDVDVPDAREESVEYLWYVGDYPSFDDRNKKVARALARLFDEADVSFGILFDDEKTDGNDIRRIGEEFLYLELAGHHVETFADCEFENIVCTDPHSYNTIKNEYPEVDFAEFADDPMMPFDREEPWNPEGEIDVFHWTQVVEELVDEGRLDLSGDELDYTVTYHDPCHLGRYNDEYEAPRELISATGAELYEMPRSRDDSFCCGGGGGGLWTEHDEAVKPSEERLREAVEDTDAGAAIEKFVVACPMCTTMFEDGRKTGDFEDDVEIVDVAELLIEAVDSSR; encoded by the coding sequence ATGATTCCCCTACAGGCGGCCACCCGGGAGACCTTCTGGACCATCGGTCCGGTGGGGAAGGCCGCGTTCTACTGGCTCGCCGCGGTCGCCGTCTTGGTGTTCCTGTACGGCGTCTACGCGCGGTTCGCCGCGTACGCCCGCGGGGCTGCGGACCCCCGCGACCGGCTGTCGAACCTCCCCGGCCGGGTCGTCGCCGCGACGAAGACGGTCCTCTCGAACGAGAACCAGTTCGACGGGGACCTGTACGCCGGCGTGATGCACACGTTCGTCCTCTGGGGGTTCCTCGTCTTACTCGTCGCGACGACCATCCTCGGGATCGACATCGACCTGTACCGCCCGCTCACGGGCGAGTCGTTCTGGGTCGGCGACTTCTATCTCGCCTACCAGTTCGCGGTCGACGCGTTCGGGCTGCTGTTCGTCGTCGGCGTCGGCATGGCCGGCTACCGCCGCTACCGGAACCGCGAGGGACGGCTCTGGGGGAAACACACCTCGCTGGAGGACGACGCGTTCCTCTGGACCCTCTTCCTGCTCGGCGTCGGCGGCTTCCTCGTCGAGGGCGTGAGCATGGTCGGCCAGCCCCAGCGGGCGACCGAGACGGTGAGCTTCGTCGGGATGGCGCTCGCAACCGGTCTGGAGGTGGCGGGCCTCACCGCCGCGGGCGCGGAGGCCGCCTACGGCGTCATCTGGTGGAGCCACTCGCTGCTGGCGTTCGCGTTCGTCGCGTGGATCCCGTACGCGAAGCCGTTCCACATGATCTCCTCGTTCGCCAACGTCGTCGCCCGCGACGAGAAGGCGGGCGCGCGGCTCCCGAACGTCCCCGCGGACCTCGATCACACGAACGCCGAGTCGCTCTCAGATTTCACGTGGAAGGAGCTGCTCGACGGCGACGCGTGTACGAAGTGCGGGCGGTGTACCGACGCCTGTCCCGCTGACACCGTCGGCCGCAACCTCGATCCGCGGAACGTCATCCTCGACCTGAAGGCGTACCGCGAGTCCGTCAGCGACGACCCGGTGGCGGGGAGCGGAGACCGGATGACGACTGACGGCGGCGTGGCCGGCTCCGCCGCCGTCAACGACGGGGGAGCCGTCCCCATCGTCGCCGACGAGGGCGGCGTCATCGCCAGCGAGTCGATGGAGTCCTGTATGTCCTGTATGGCGTGTATGGACGCCTGCCCGGTCGACATCGAACACCTCACCCCCTTCACGAAGATGAACCGCCAGCTCGTCGACGAGGGGGCGGTCGACTCGAACCTCCAAGACGTGTTTCAAGACGTGATGCAGAAAGGGAACTCCTTCGGCGAGTCGCAGTCGACGCGGGGCGACTGGGCGGACGACTTGGACGACGTGGACGTGCCCGACGCCCGCGAGGAGTCGGTCGAGTACCTCTGGTACGTCGGCGACTACCCGAGCTTCGACGACCGGAACAAGAAGGTCGCCCGGGCGCTCGCCCGCCTGTTCGACGAGGCGGACGTGTCGTTCGGAATCTTATTCGACGACGAGAAGACCGACGGCAACGACATCCGCCGGATCGGCGAGGAGTTCCTCTACCTCGAACTCGCCGGTCACCACGTCGAGACGTTCGCGGACTGCGAGTTCGAGAACATCGTCTGTACCGACCCGCACTCCTACAACACCATCAAAAACGAGTACCCCGAGGTTGACTTCGCGGAGTTTGCGGACGACCCGATGATGCCGTTCGACCGCGAGGAGCCGTGGAACCCGGAGGGAGAAATCGACGTGTTCCACTGGACGCAGGTCGTCGAGGAGCTCGTCGACGAGGGTCGGCTCGACCTGTCGGGCGACGAGCTGGACTACACCGTCACCTACCACGACCCCTGTCACCTCGGCCGGTACAACGACGAGTACGAGGCCCCGCGCGAGCTAATCTCCGCGACCGGCGCGGAGCTGTACGAGATGCCGCGCTCGCGGGACGACTCGTTCTGCTGTGGCGGGGGCGGCGGCGGGCTCTGGACCGAACACGACGAGGCGGTCAAGCCGAGCGAGGAGCGCCTCCGCGAGGCGGTCGAGGACACCGACGCGGGCGCTGCGATAGAGAAGTTCGTCGTCGCCTGTCCGATGTGTACGACGATGTTCGAGGACGGTCGCAAGACCGGGGACTTCGAGGACGACGTGGAGATCGTCGACGTCGCGGAGCTTTTGATCGAGGCGGTCGACTCCTCACGGTAA